Proteins encoded in a region of the Pseudopipra pipra isolate bDixPip1 chromosome 18, bDixPip1.hap1, whole genome shotgun sequence genome:
- the LOC135423890 gene encoding collagen, type I, alpha 1a-like isoform X7, with amino-acid sequence MELSGAGSPPRALCCRLGAATELQDGVFQGQKCSQGHTGAQLSRSPGPARFCSWHACPAPQGSCLPARGAARPARPAWTPAPRGFLANSQGFETLGNSFLLQPWTLGSSWSLRDPGQGNTGTPPGVGVLGTSSSTNRDTLPNTVLAGSGMAELEGHSAGCPRGDSSPVPWEQEQSWAPLLGSSPGDRSSSSSICTEDFAARFQEGMVLPEEEEDELTGIVPAEGADPGQDESSFPTGRSLDVQRQLGTDPGRKLWEDRSPSLMRRGSLESLGARISQLSQSHVLGGAWGEPCPAPSAQPALGQGDPLQGGPGSREALLAFALPGHPLRTPGISAGRSRAGARTGSASLPGASSARTRGHPSSKALGQRLQEPPALRGQSRGNVTLAVDDTEREGAGSRSRAPCSDHRAEAAPGAPGAPGALGALGAPGRCGAGTRVSPVSWRQRGKHKVGLPCQGAVALPVSLQRSREGTREPGSGAKTRSGGDRARAGLALLPHTWDSWHRNPTDRERMSRQGEGACAGCRERLGKEERKMLALQEEKLELLKRLRELEQSSRSLLQQRLETLQQLHRLLLREKVDTLQQLQRTLEQESAGRSARLEHLPGHPREPAVRGRAGHPPAMEISSLSPCQHQPLPSSALGRGPSPAAGGSSPPSHSHALHILRGLREHIQRRLRDWQRVEGALGPAGQRKKELQLEKTQHVGNLSVLGESWEAQQGKRCRDSQGTHPVPQPQPRDGSKQGGAAELH; translated from the exons ATGGAGCTCTCTGGAGCGGGTTCCCCTCCccgtgccctgtgctgcaggctgggggcagCCACGGAGCTGCAGGACGGTGTTTTCCAAGGCCAGAAGTGTAGTCAGGGTCACACAGGTGCCCAGCTCTCCCGCAGCCCCGGGCCAGCCCGCTTTTGCTCCTGGCACGCTTGTCCTGCTCCTCAGGGGAGCTGTTTGCCAGCCCGGGGTGCTGCCCGTCCTGCCCGTCCTGCCTGGACACCCGCCCCCCGGGGGTTTTTGGCCAACTCCCAGGGCTTTGAGACTCTCGGCAACTCTTTCCTGTTGCAGCCCTGGaccctgggaagcagctggagtTTGCGGGATCCTGGGCAAGGAAACACCGGGACG CCTCCAGGTGTGGGTGTGctgggcaccagcagcagcacaaacaggGACACCCTTCCCAACACTGTCCTCGCTGGCTCCGGGATGGCTG AGCTGGAAGGACACAGTGCTGGGTGTCCCCGGGGTGACAGCAGCCCTGTCCcatgggagcaggagcagagctgggctcctctcctgggctCCAGCCCGGGGGAccggagcagctccagctccatctGCACCGAGGACTTCGCTGCCAGGTTCCAGGAGGGAATGGTGCTgcctgaggaggaggaagatgagctCACTGGGATTGTCCCCGCTGAGGGAGCTGACCCTGGGCAGGATGAGTCCTCGTTCCCCACAGGAAGAAGTCTGGATGTCCAGAGACAGCTGGGGACAGATCCAGGCAGAAAACTCTGGGAGGACAGGTCTCCATCCCTGATGAGGAGGGGGAGCCTGGAGTCCCTGGGAGCCAGGATATCCCAGCTGAGCCAGAGCCATGTGCtggggggggcctggggggagccctgcccagccccctctgcccagccagccctgggccAGGGGGATCCTCTCCAGGGGGGTCCAGGCTCCAGGGAAGCCCTGTTGGCCTTTGCCCTGCCTGGGCACCCCCTGAGGACTCCAGGGATCTCTGCCGGCAGGAGCAGGGCCGGGGCAAGGACAGGCTCTGCCAGTTTGCCTGgggccagcagtgccaggaccAGGGGACATCCCTCCAGCAAGGCCCTGGGCCAAAGGCTGCAGGAGCCACCAGCTCTCCGgggacagagcagagggaatGTCACCCTGGCTGTGGATGACACggagagggaaggagcaggcagcaggagcagagctcccTGCTCGGATCACC GTGCTGAGGCAGCACCGGGAGCACCGGGAGCAccgggagcactgggagcactgggagccccCGGGCGATGTGGGGCCGGGACAAGGGTGTCACCTGTGTCCTGGCGGCAGCGTGGGAAGCACAAAGTGGGGCTGCCCTGCCAG GGTGCGGTGGCACTGCCGGTGTCACTGCAGAGGAGCCGGGAGGGGACACGAGAGCCGGGATCTGGTGCCAAGACTCGGAGTggaggggacagagccag GGCtggcctggcactgctgccacacACCTGGGACAGCTGGCACAGGAACCCCACGGACCGGGAGAGGATG TCTCGGCAGGGGGAGGGAGCCTGTGCCGGCTGCCGGGAGcggctggggaaggaggaaaggaaaatgttggCTTTGCAAGAAGAGAAACTGGAGCTACTGAAG AGGCTCCGGGAGCTGGAGCAAAGCAGCcgctccctcctgcagcagaggctggaaacgctgcagcagctccacaggctgCTCCTGAGGGAGAAGGTGGACACccttcagcagctccagaggaCCTTGGAGCAG GAAAGCGCTGGCAGGAGCGCCCGGCTGGAGCATCTCCCGGGACACCCACGGGAGCCGGCGGTGCGGGGGCGGGCTGGGCACCCCCCGGCCATGGAGATCTCCTCTCTGAGCCCGTGCCAAcaccagcccctccccagcagtgccctgggacGGGGCCCCTCCCCGGCGGCGGGCGG CTCGTCCCCCCCGTCCCACAGCCACGCGCTCCACATCCTGCGGGGGCTCCGGGAGCACATCCAGCGGCGCCTCCGGGACTGGCAGAGGGTGGAGGGAGCCCTGGGACCTGCTGGACAGAGGAAGAAG gagctgcagctggagaagaCACAGCACGTGGGGAACCTGAGTGTCCtgggggagagctgggaagcacAGCAAGGGAAGAGGTGCAGAGACAGCCAGGGGACTCACCCTGTGCCACAACCTCAGCCCAGGGATGGATCCAAAcaaggaggagctgcagagctccaCTGA
- the LOC135423890 gene encoding collagen alpha-1(I) chain-like isoform X10 translates to MELSGAGSPPRALCCRLGAATELQDGVFQGQKCSQGHTGAQLSRSPGPARFCSWHACPAPQGSCLPARGAARPARPAWTPAPRGFLANSQGFETLGNSFLLQPWTLGSSWSLRDPGQGNTGTPPGVGVLGTSSSTNRDTLPNTVLAGSGMAELEGHSAGCPRGDSSPVPWEQEQSWAPLLGSSPGDRSSSSSICTEDFAARFQEGMVLPEEEEDELTGIVPAEGADPGQDESSFPTGRSLDVQRQLGTDPGRKLWEDRSPSLMRRGSLESLGARISQLSQSHVLGGAWGEPCPAPSAQPALGQGDPLQGGPGSREALLAFALPGHPLRTPGISAGRSRAGARTGSASLPGASSARTRGHPSSKALGQRLQEPPALRGQSRGNVTLAVDDTEREGAGSRSRAPCSDHRCGGTAGVTAEEPGGDTRAGIWCQDSEWRGQSQGWPGTAATHLGQLAQEPHGPGEDVSAGGGSLCRLPGAAGEGGKENVGFARRETGATEEAPGAGAKQPLPPAAEAGNAAAAPQAAPEGEGGHPSAAPEDLGAGKRWQERPAGASPGTPTGAGGAGAGWAPPGHGDLLSEPVPTPAPPQQCPGTGPLPGGGRLVPPVPQPRAPHPAGAPGAHPAAPPGLAEGGGSPGTCWTEEEE, encoded by the exons ATGGAGCTCTCTGGAGCGGGTTCCCCTCCccgtgccctgtgctgcaggctgggggcagCCACGGAGCTGCAGGACGGTGTTTTCCAAGGCCAGAAGTGTAGTCAGGGTCACACAGGTGCCCAGCTCTCCCGCAGCCCCGGGCCAGCCCGCTTTTGCTCCTGGCACGCTTGTCCTGCTCCTCAGGGGAGCTGTTTGCCAGCCCGGGGTGCTGCCCGTCCTGCCCGTCCTGCCTGGACACCCGCCCCCCGGGGGTTTTTGGCCAACTCCCAGGGCTTTGAGACTCTCGGCAACTCTTTCCTGTTGCAGCCCTGGaccctgggaagcagctggagtTTGCGGGATCCTGGGCAAGGAAACACCGGGACG CCTCCAGGTGTGGGTGTGctgggcaccagcagcagcacaaacaggGACACCCTTCCCAACACTGTCCTCGCTGGCTCCGGGATGGCTG AGCTGGAAGGACACAGTGCTGGGTGTCCCCGGGGTGACAGCAGCCCTGTCCcatgggagcaggagcagagctgggctcctctcctgggctCCAGCCCGGGGGAccggagcagctccagctccatctGCACCGAGGACTTCGCTGCCAGGTTCCAGGAGGGAATGGTGCTgcctgaggaggaggaagatgagctCACTGGGATTGTCCCCGCTGAGGGAGCTGACCCTGGGCAGGATGAGTCCTCGTTCCCCACAGGAAGAAGTCTGGATGTCCAGAGACAGCTGGGGACAGATCCAGGCAGAAAACTCTGGGAGGACAGGTCTCCATCCCTGATGAGGAGGGGGAGCCTGGAGTCCCTGGGAGCCAGGATATCCCAGCTGAGCCAGAGCCATGTGCtggggggggcctggggggagccctgcccagccccctctgcccagccagccctgggccAGGGGGATCCTCTCCAGGGGGGTCCAGGCTCCAGGGAAGCCCTGTTGGCCTTTGCCCTGCCTGGGCACCCCCTGAGGACTCCAGGGATCTCTGCCGGCAGGAGCAGGGCCGGGGCAAGGACAGGCTCTGCCAGTTTGCCTGgggccagcagtgccaggaccAGGGGACATCCCTCCAGCAAGGCCCTGGGCCAAAGGCTGCAGGAGCCACCAGCTCTCCGgggacagagcagagggaatGTCACCCTGGCTGTGGATGACACggagagggaaggagcaggcagcaggagcagagctcccTGCTCGGATCACC GGTGCGGTGGCACTGCCGGTGTCACTGCAGAGGAGCCGGGAGGGGACACGAGAGCCGGGATCTGGTGCCAAGACTCGGAGTggaggggacagagccag GGCtggcctggcactgctgccacacACCTGGGACAGCTGGCACAGGAACCCCACGGACCGGGAGAGGATG TCTCGGCAGGGGGAGGGAGCCTGTGCCGGCTGCCGGGAGcggctggggaaggaggaaaggaaaatgttggCTTTGCAAGAAGAGAAACTGGAGCTACTGAAG AGGCTCCGGGAGCTGGAGCAAAGCAGCcgctccctcctgcagcagaggctggaaacgctgcagcagctccacaggctgCTCCTGAGGGAGAAGGTGGACACccttcagcagctccagaggaCCTTGGAGCAG GAAAGCGCTGGCAGGAGCGCCCGGCTGGAGCATCTCCCGGGACACCCACGGGAGCCGGCGGTGCGGGGGCGGGCTGGGCACCCCCCGGCCATGGAGATCTCCTCTCTGAGCCCGTGCCAAcaccagcccctccccagcagtgccctgggacGGGGCCCCTCCCCGGCGGCGGGCGG CTCGTCCCCCCCGTCCCACAGCCACGCGCTCCACATCCTGCGGGGGCTCCGGGAGCACATCCAGCGGCGCCTCCGGGACTGGCAGAGGGTGGAGGGAGCCCTGGGACCTGCTGGACAGAGGAAGAAG AGTGA
- the LOC135423890 gene encoding spidroin-2-like isoform X4 codes for MELSGAGSPPRALCCRLGAATELQDGVFQGQKCSQGHTGAQLSRSPGPARFCSWHACPAPQGSCLPARGAARPARPAWTPAPRGFLANSQGFETLGNSFLLQPWTLGSSWSLRDPGQGNTGTPPGVGVLGTSSSTNRDTLPNTVLAGSGMAELEGHSAGCPRGDSSPVPWEQEQSWAPLLGSSPGDRSSSSSICTEDFAARFQEGMVLPEEEEDELTGIVPAEGADPGQDESSFPTGRSLDVQRQLGTDPGRKLWEDRSPSLMRRGSLESLGARISQLSQSHVLGGAWGEPCPAPSAQPALGQGDPLQGGPGSREALLAFALPGHPLRTPGISAGRSRAGARTGSASLPGASSARTRGHPSSKALGQRLQEPPALRGQSRGNVTLAVDDTEREGAGSRSRAPCSDHRCGGTAGVTAEEPGGDTRAGIWCQDSEWRGQSQGWPGTAATHLGQLAQEPHGPGEDVSAGGGSLCRLPGAAGEGGKENVGFARRETGATEEAPGAGAKQPLPPAAEAGNAAAAPQAAPEGEGGHPSAAPEDLGAGKRWQERPAGASPGTPTGAGGAGAGWAPPGHGDLLSEPVPTPAPPQQCPGTGPLPGGGRLVPPVPQPRAPHPAGAPGAHPAAPPGLAEGGGSPGTCWTEEEGGGAEAAAAAAPHGRGSSSRSPQGAAAPGKGFRSCSRAPPWQGRGGGSGSCVSGGVGVSLTCRDPQLTLRGCVSSTVGDVSGDGGIRRVMAPLPTAGLQPQPREEGAV; via the exons ATGGAGCTCTCTGGAGCGGGTTCCCCTCCccgtgccctgtgctgcaggctgggggcagCCACGGAGCTGCAGGACGGTGTTTTCCAAGGCCAGAAGTGTAGTCAGGGTCACACAGGTGCCCAGCTCTCCCGCAGCCCCGGGCCAGCCCGCTTTTGCTCCTGGCACGCTTGTCCTGCTCCTCAGGGGAGCTGTTTGCCAGCCCGGGGTGCTGCCCGTCCTGCCCGTCCTGCCTGGACACCCGCCCCCCGGGGGTTTTTGGCCAACTCCCAGGGCTTTGAGACTCTCGGCAACTCTTTCCTGTTGCAGCCCTGGaccctgggaagcagctggagtTTGCGGGATCCTGGGCAAGGAAACACCGGGACG CCTCCAGGTGTGGGTGTGctgggcaccagcagcagcacaaacaggGACACCCTTCCCAACACTGTCCTCGCTGGCTCCGGGATGGCTG AGCTGGAAGGACACAGTGCTGGGTGTCCCCGGGGTGACAGCAGCCCTGTCCcatgggagcaggagcagagctgggctcctctcctgggctCCAGCCCGGGGGAccggagcagctccagctccatctGCACCGAGGACTTCGCTGCCAGGTTCCAGGAGGGAATGGTGCTgcctgaggaggaggaagatgagctCACTGGGATTGTCCCCGCTGAGGGAGCTGACCCTGGGCAGGATGAGTCCTCGTTCCCCACAGGAAGAAGTCTGGATGTCCAGAGACAGCTGGGGACAGATCCAGGCAGAAAACTCTGGGAGGACAGGTCTCCATCCCTGATGAGGAGGGGGAGCCTGGAGTCCCTGGGAGCCAGGATATCCCAGCTGAGCCAGAGCCATGTGCtggggggggcctggggggagccctgcccagccccctctgcccagccagccctgggccAGGGGGATCCTCTCCAGGGGGGTCCAGGCTCCAGGGAAGCCCTGTTGGCCTTTGCCCTGCCTGGGCACCCCCTGAGGACTCCAGGGATCTCTGCCGGCAGGAGCAGGGCCGGGGCAAGGACAGGCTCTGCCAGTTTGCCTGgggccagcagtgccaggaccAGGGGACATCCCTCCAGCAAGGCCCTGGGCCAAAGGCTGCAGGAGCCACCAGCTCTCCGgggacagagcagagggaatGTCACCCTGGCTGTGGATGACACggagagggaaggagcaggcagcaggagcagagctcccTGCTCGGATCACC GGTGCGGTGGCACTGCCGGTGTCACTGCAGAGGAGCCGGGAGGGGACACGAGAGCCGGGATCTGGTGCCAAGACTCGGAGTggaggggacagagccag GGCtggcctggcactgctgccacacACCTGGGACAGCTGGCACAGGAACCCCACGGACCGGGAGAGGATG TCTCGGCAGGGGGAGGGAGCCTGTGCCGGCTGCCGGGAGcggctggggaaggaggaaaggaaaatgttggCTTTGCAAGAAGAGAAACTGGAGCTACTGAAG AGGCTCCGGGAGCTGGAGCAAAGCAGCcgctccctcctgcagcagaggctggaaacgctgcagcagctccacaggctgCTCCTGAGGGAGAAGGTGGACACccttcagcagctccagaggaCCTTGGAGCAG GAAAGCGCTGGCAGGAGCGCCCGGCTGGAGCATCTCCCGGGACACCCACGGGAGCCGGCGGTGCGGGGGCGGGCTGGGCACCCCCCGGCCATGGAGATCTCCTCTCTGAGCCCGTGCCAAcaccagcccctccccagcagtgccctgggacGGGGCCCCTCCCCGGCGGCGGGCGG CTCGTCCCCCCCGTCCCACAGCCACGCGCTCCACATCCTGCGGGGGCTCCGGGAGCACATCCAGCGGCGCCTCCGGGACTGGCAGAGGGTGGAGGGAGCCCTGGGACCTGCTGGACAGAGGAAGAAG GAGGgggggcagaggcagcagccgCAGCAGCCCCGCACGGAcgaggcagcagctccaggagcccgcagggagcagctgctccagggaaaggCTTCAGGTCCTGCTCCAGAGCTCCCCCCTGGCAAGGCCGGGGTGGGGGCTCAGGTAGCTGTGTCTCGGGGGGGGTTGGGGTCTCACTGACCTGCAGGGACCCCCAGCTCACCCTCAGAGGCTGCGTGTCCAGCACTGTTGGTGATGTGTCGGGTGATGGAGGAATCAGACGTGTGATGGCCCCATTGCCCACGGCTGGGCTCCaaccccagcccagggaggagggagctgtgTGA
- the LOC135423890 gene encoding collagen, type I, alpha 1a-like isoform X9, producing MELSGAGSPPRALCCRLGAATELQDGVFQGQKCSQGHTGAQLSRSPGPARFCSWHACPAPQGSCLPARGAARPARPAWTPAPRGFLANSQGFETLGNSFLLQPWTLGSSWSLRDPGQGNTGTPPGVGVLGTSSSTNRDTLPNTVLAGSGMAELEGHSAGCPRGDSSPVPWEQEQSWAPLLGSSPGDRSSSSSICTEDFAARFQEGMVLPEEEEDELTGIVPAEGADPGQDESSFPTGRSLDVQRQLGTDPGRKLWEDRSPSLMRRGSLESLGARISQLSQSHVLGGAWGEPCPAPSAQPALGQGDPLQGGPGSREALLAFALPGHPLRTPGISAGRSRAGARTGSASLPGASSARTRGHPSSKALGQRLQEPPALRGQSRGNVTLAVDDTEREGAGSRSRAPCSDHRCGGTAGVTAEEPGGDTRAGIWCQDSEWRGQSQGWPGTAATHLGQLAQEPHGPGEDVSAGGGSLCRLPGAAGEGGKENVGFARRETGATEGKRWQERPAGASPGTPTGAGGAGAGWAPPGHGDLLSEPVPTPAPPQQCPGTGPLPGGGRLVPPVPQPRAPHPAGAPGAHPAAPPGLAEGGGSPGTCWTEEEGGGAEAAAAAAPHGRGSSSRSPQGAAAPGKGFRSCSRAPPWQGRGGGSGSCVSGGVGVSLTCRDPQLTLRGCVSSTVGDVSGDGGIRRVMAPLPTAGLQPQPREEGAV from the exons ATGGAGCTCTCTGGAGCGGGTTCCCCTCCccgtgccctgtgctgcaggctgggggcagCCACGGAGCTGCAGGACGGTGTTTTCCAAGGCCAGAAGTGTAGTCAGGGTCACACAGGTGCCCAGCTCTCCCGCAGCCCCGGGCCAGCCCGCTTTTGCTCCTGGCACGCTTGTCCTGCTCCTCAGGGGAGCTGTTTGCCAGCCCGGGGTGCTGCCCGTCCTGCCCGTCCTGCCTGGACACCCGCCCCCCGGGGGTTTTTGGCCAACTCCCAGGGCTTTGAGACTCTCGGCAACTCTTTCCTGTTGCAGCCCTGGaccctgggaagcagctggagtTTGCGGGATCCTGGGCAAGGAAACACCGGGACG CCTCCAGGTGTGGGTGTGctgggcaccagcagcagcacaaacaggGACACCCTTCCCAACACTGTCCTCGCTGGCTCCGGGATGGCTG AGCTGGAAGGACACAGTGCTGGGTGTCCCCGGGGTGACAGCAGCCCTGTCCcatgggagcaggagcagagctgggctcctctcctgggctCCAGCCCGGGGGAccggagcagctccagctccatctGCACCGAGGACTTCGCTGCCAGGTTCCAGGAGGGAATGGTGCTgcctgaggaggaggaagatgagctCACTGGGATTGTCCCCGCTGAGGGAGCTGACCCTGGGCAGGATGAGTCCTCGTTCCCCACAGGAAGAAGTCTGGATGTCCAGAGACAGCTGGGGACAGATCCAGGCAGAAAACTCTGGGAGGACAGGTCTCCATCCCTGATGAGGAGGGGGAGCCTGGAGTCCCTGGGAGCCAGGATATCCCAGCTGAGCCAGAGCCATGTGCtggggggggcctggggggagccctgcccagccccctctgcccagccagccctgggccAGGGGGATCCTCTCCAGGGGGGTCCAGGCTCCAGGGAAGCCCTGTTGGCCTTTGCCCTGCCTGGGCACCCCCTGAGGACTCCAGGGATCTCTGCCGGCAGGAGCAGGGCCGGGGCAAGGACAGGCTCTGCCAGTTTGCCTGgggccagcagtgccaggaccAGGGGACATCCCTCCAGCAAGGCCCTGGGCCAAAGGCTGCAGGAGCCACCAGCTCTCCGgggacagagcagagggaatGTCACCCTGGCTGTGGATGACACggagagggaaggagcaggcagcaggagcagagctcccTGCTCGGATCACC GGTGCGGTGGCACTGCCGGTGTCACTGCAGAGGAGCCGGGAGGGGACACGAGAGCCGGGATCTGGTGCCAAGACTCGGAGTggaggggacagagccag GGCtggcctggcactgctgccacacACCTGGGACAGCTGGCACAGGAACCCCACGGACCGGGAGAGGATG TCTCGGCAGGGGGAGGGAGCCTGTGCCGGCTGCCGGGAGcggctggggaaggaggaaaggaaaatgttggCTTTGCAAGAAGAGAAACTGGAGCTACTGAAG GAAAGCGCTGGCAGGAGCGCCCGGCTGGAGCATCTCCCGGGACACCCACGGGAGCCGGCGGTGCGGGGGCGGGCTGGGCACCCCCCGGCCATGGAGATCTCCTCTCTGAGCCCGTGCCAAcaccagcccctccccagcagtgccctgggacGGGGCCCCTCCCCGGCGGCGGGCGG CTCGTCCCCCCCGTCCCACAGCCACGCGCTCCACATCCTGCGGGGGCTCCGGGAGCACATCCAGCGGCGCCTCCGGGACTGGCAGAGGGTGGAGGGAGCCCTGGGACCTGCTGGACAGAGGAAGAAG GAGGgggggcagaggcagcagccgCAGCAGCCCCGCACGGAcgaggcagcagctccaggagcccgcagggagcagctgctccagggaaaggCTTCAGGTCCTGCTCCAGAGCTCCCCCCTGGCAAGGCCGGGGTGGGGGCTCAGGTAGCTGTGTCTCGGGGGGGGTTGGGGTCTCACTGACCTGCAGGGACCCCCAGCTCACCCTCAGAGGCTGCGTGTCCAGCACTGTTGGTGATGTGTCGGGTGATGGAGGAATCAGACGTGTGATGGCCCCATTGCCCACGGCTGGGCTCCaaccccagcccagggaggagggagctgtgTGA
- the LOC135423890 gene encoding collagen, type I, alpha 1a-like isoform X8, whose product MELSGAGSPPRALCCRLGAATELQDGVFQGQKCSQGHTGAQLSRSPGPARFCSWHACPAPQGSCLPARGAARPARPAWTPAPRGFLANSQGFETLGNSFLLQPWTLGSSWSLRDPGQGNTGTPPGVGVLGTSSSTNRDTLPNTVLAGSGMAELEGHSAGCPRGDSSPVPWEQEQSWAPLLGSSPGDRSSSSSICTEDFAARFQEGMVLPEEEEDELTGIVPAEGADPGQDESSFPTGRSLDVQRQLGTDPGRKLWEDRSPSLMRRGSLESLGARISQLSQSHVLGGAWGEPCPAPSAQPALGQGDPLQGGPGSREALLAFALPGHPLRTPGISAGRSRAGARTGSASLPGASSARTRGHPSSKALGQRLQEPPALRGQSRGNVTLAVDDTEREGAGSRSRAPCSDHRCGGTAGVTAEEPGGDTRAGIWCQDSEWRGQSQGWPGTAATHLGQLAQEPHGPGEDVSAGGGSLCRLPGAAGEGGKENVGFARRETGATEEAPGAGAKQPLPPAAEAGNAAAAPQAAPEGEGGHPSAAPEDLGAGKRWQERPAGASPGTPTGAGGAGAGWAPPGHGDLLSEPVPTPAPPQQCPGTGPLPGGGRPRAPHPAGAPGAHPAAPPGLAEGGGSPGTCWTEEEGGGAEAAAAAAPHGRGSSSRSPQGAAAPGKGFRSCSRAPPWQGRGGGSGSCVSGGVGVSLTCRDPQLTLRGCVSSTVGDVSGDGGIRRVMAPLPTAGLQPQPREEGAV is encoded by the exons ATGGAGCTCTCTGGAGCGGGTTCCCCTCCccgtgccctgtgctgcaggctgggggcagCCACGGAGCTGCAGGACGGTGTTTTCCAAGGCCAGAAGTGTAGTCAGGGTCACACAGGTGCCCAGCTCTCCCGCAGCCCCGGGCCAGCCCGCTTTTGCTCCTGGCACGCTTGTCCTGCTCCTCAGGGGAGCTGTTTGCCAGCCCGGGGTGCTGCCCGTCCTGCCCGTCCTGCCTGGACACCCGCCCCCCGGGGGTTTTTGGCCAACTCCCAGGGCTTTGAGACTCTCGGCAACTCTTTCCTGTTGCAGCCCTGGaccctgggaagcagctggagtTTGCGGGATCCTGGGCAAGGAAACACCGGGACG CCTCCAGGTGTGGGTGTGctgggcaccagcagcagcacaaacaggGACACCCTTCCCAACACTGTCCTCGCTGGCTCCGGGATGGCTG AGCTGGAAGGACACAGTGCTGGGTGTCCCCGGGGTGACAGCAGCCCTGTCCcatgggagcaggagcagagctgggctcctctcctgggctCCAGCCCGGGGGAccggagcagctccagctccatctGCACCGAGGACTTCGCTGCCAGGTTCCAGGAGGGAATGGTGCTgcctgaggaggaggaagatgagctCACTGGGATTGTCCCCGCTGAGGGAGCTGACCCTGGGCAGGATGAGTCCTCGTTCCCCACAGGAAGAAGTCTGGATGTCCAGAGACAGCTGGGGACAGATCCAGGCAGAAAACTCTGGGAGGACAGGTCTCCATCCCTGATGAGGAGGGGGAGCCTGGAGTCCCTGGGAGCCAGGATATCCCAGCTGAGCCAGAGCCATGTGCtggggggggcctggggggagccctgcccagccccctctgcccagccagccctgggccAGGGGGATCCTCTCCAGGGGGGTCCAGGCTCCAGGGAAGCCCTGTTGGCCTTTGCCCTGCCTGGGCACCCCCTGAGGACTCCAGGGATCTCTGCCGGCAGGAGCAGGGCCGGGGCAAGGACAGGCTCTGCCAGTTTGCCTGgggccagcagtgccaggaccAGGGGACATCCCTCCAGCAAGGCCCTGGGCCAAAGGCTGCAGGAGCCACCAGCTCTCCGgggacagagcagagggaatGTCACCCTGGCTGTGGATGACACggagagggaaggagcaggcagcaggagcagagctcccTGCTCGGATCACC GGTGCGGTGGCACTGCCGGTGTCACTGCAGAGGAGCCGGGAGGGGACACGAGAGCCGGGATCTGGTGCCAAGACTCGGAGTggaggggacagagccag GGCtggcctggcactgctgccacacACCTGGGACAGCTGGCACAGGAACCCCACGGACCGGGAGAGGATG TCTCGGCAGGGGGAGGGAGCCTGTGCCGGCTGCCGGGAGcggctggggaaggaggaaaggaaaatgttggCTTTGCAAGAAGAGAAACTGGAGCTACTGAAG AGGCTCCGGGAGCTGGAGCAAAGCAGCcgctccctcctgcagcagaggctggaaacgctgcagcagctccacaggctgCTCCTGAGGGAGAAGGTGGACACccttcagcagctccagaggaCCTTGGAGCAG GAAAGCGCTGGCAGGAGCGCCCGGCTGGAGCATCTCCCGGGACACCCACGGGAGCCGGCGGTGCGGGGGCGGGCTGGGCACCCCCCGGCCATGGAGATCTCCTCTCTGAGCCCGTGCCAAcaccagcccctccccagcagtgccctgggacGGGGCCCCTCCCCGGCGGCGGGCGG CCACGCGCTCCACATCCTGCGGGGGCTCCGGGAGCACATCCAGCGGCGCCTCCGGGACTGGCAGAGGGTGGAGGGAGCCCTGGGACCTGCTGGACAGAGGAAGAAG GAGGgggggcagaggcagcagccgCAGCAGCCCCGCACGGAcgaggcagcagctccaggagcccgcagggagcagctgctccagggaaaggCTTCAGGTCCTGCTCCAGAGCTCCCCCCTGGCAAGGCCGGGGTGGGGGCTCAGGTAGCTGTGTCTCGGGGGGGGTTGGGGTCTCACTGACCTGCAGGGACCCCCAGCTCACCCTCAGAGGCTGCGTGTCCAGCACTGTTGGTGATGTGTCGGGTGATGGAGGAATCAGACGTGTGATGGCCCCATTGCCCACGGCTGGGCTCCaaccccagcccagggaggagggagctgtgTGA